Proteins encoded in a region of the Campylobacter geochelonis genome:
- the hisG gene encoding ATP phosphoribosyltransferase, producing the protein MITVALPKGRIADDTLKIFRQIFKSDFLFEDRKLIMEEGNFRFLAVRNQDIPTYVSNGAADIGVVGLDVLEEHKPDVLRLLDLGIGRCRICVGVRNEYELDYNNPGIKIATKMPNITREYFASKATPVKIIKLYGSIELAPLIGLADAIVDNVETGATMKQNGLKVAEVIMQSSAHLIANKNSYIIKRDEILSLYDKISAIL; encoded by the coding sequence ATGATAACAGTAGCTCTTCCAAAGGGACGAATCGCAGATGATACGCTTAAAATTTTTAGACAAATTTTTAAAAGTGATTTTCTTTTTGAAGATAGAAAACTTATCATGGAAGAGGGAAATTTTCGTTTTTTAGCTGTTAGAAATCAAGACATACCAACTTACGTATCAAACGGAGCTGCTGATATCGGAGTGGTTGGGCTAGATGTGCTTGAAGAGCATAAACCAGATGTTTTAAGACTTTTGGATTTGGGTATAGGAAGGTGTAGAATTTGTGTTGGAGTTAGAAACGAGTATGAGTTAGACTACAACAACCCAGGCATTAAAATCGCAACTAAAATGCCAAATATAACGCGCGAGTATTTTGCCTCAAAAGCAACACCAGTTAAAATCATAAAACTTTATGGCTCAATCGAACTAGCTCCTTTAATCGGGCTAGCTGATGCGATAGTTGATAACGTAGAAACGGGCGCTACTATGAAACAAAACGGACTTAAGGTGGCTGAAGTTATCATGCAAAGTTCAGCTCACCTAATAGCTAACAAAAACAGCTATATCATAAAAAGAGATGAAATTTTAAGCTTATATGATAAAATTTCAGCCATTTTATAA
- a CDS encoding YeiH family protein translates to MNKNKPNRHFHSVTKREKFNEKSTKKLYFYRKVSSWVIIMVITSLAFLISELKPVKTLAISPLIIAVILGAIFANTAKNSTNLLKKTSVIAISTKQILRLGIIFYGFRITVYEIALVGVGGVSMAFLIVFTTFFIGYFVGRMIGLDKKSCILISAGSSICGAAAVLATESVVKGGSARVGVAVCTVVVFGTMMMFVYPLLFKAGVFDINASQMGFYMGGTLHEVAHAVAAGCAVGGEGEELSVIIKMLRVLMLVPFLMMMGVAKNFMIAGDSANKGVKGSIPYFAIWFLVAVGVGSLFTGDFRALVLPYLNFADTILLSVAMVALGLGIRKDILKSAGKKPFILAFILLCWLVGFGYVATLVLS, encoded by the coding sequence ATGAACAAAAACAAGCCAAATAGGCACTTTCATAGTGTAACAAAAAGAGAAAAATTCAACGAAAAAAGCACAAAAAAATTATATTTTTATAGAAAAGTAAGTTCGTGGGTTATCATTATGGTTATAACTTCGTTGGCTTTTTTGATTTCGGAGTTAAAACCAGTCAAAACTTTAGCCATAAGTCCACTTATAATCGCTGTAATTTTAGGAGCAATTTTTGCAAATACAGCTAAAAATTCGACAAATTTGCTTAAAAAAACATCAGTTATCGCTATATCAACAAAGCAAATTTTGCGACTTGGAATTATATTTTATGGGTTTAGAATCACAGTTTATGAAATCGCACTCGTTGGCGTTGGTGGTGTAAGCATGGCGTTTTTGATAGTTTTTACTACATTTTTTATCGGTTATTTTGTCGGCCGGATGATTGGGCTTGATAAAAAAAGCTGTATTCTTATAAGCGCTGGAAGCTCGATTTGTGGGGCGGCGGCAGTTTTAGCTACTGAAAGCGTTGTAAAAGGAGGAAGCGCTAGAGTTGGCGTTGCGGTTTGTACGGTTGTTGTTTTTGGCACGATGATGATGTTTGTATATCCTTTGCTTTTTAAGGCTGGAGTTTTTGACATTAACGCCTCTCAAATGGGCTTTTATATGGGTGGCACACTTCATGAAGTGGCTCACGCAGTCGCTGCTGGATGTGCTGTTGGAGGTGAGGGCGAAGAGTTAAGTGTGATTATAAAAATGCTTAGAGTGCTAATGCTTGTGCCGTTTTTAATGATGATGGGAGTTGCTAAAAATTTTATGATTGCTGGCGATAGCGCTAATAAGGGAGTTAAAGGTTCTATCCCATACTTTGCGATTTGGTTTTTAGTCGCTGTTGGGGTTGGCTCGTTGTTTACTGGTGATTTTAGAGCTTTAGTTTTGCCGTATTTAAATTTTGCCGATACGATTTTGTTAAGCGTTGCGATGGTTGCGCTTGGGCTTGGTATTAGAAAAGATATCTTAAAAAGCGCTGGTAAAAAGCCATTTATCTTAGCTTTTATCTTGCTTTGCTGGTTGGTCGGGTTTGGATATGTGGCGACTTTGGTTTTAAGCTAA
- a CDS encoding LysR family transcriptional regulator has protein sequence MTLKQIEYFLKVCELRQISECSKFFGISQSAMSIAIKNLEISLNGNLFDRRGKSLILNERGRAFLNSITPVYYKILEIEKNMRNSSMFDISIMSSQNVGNYLLPYILSDFTNKDFNIDLDVIICNTERILEFIKKNKCDIGLIENNLRDNEVSSIKICNDELVVVTGDKRFQDREFSIAEIANLGWVVREKGSGTRDILFENLPKNLSLNVILELTSTESIKRCIKNKTLFTCMPKFALKGELDDGLYEVKIRGVKFLRDLSIVYAKDKDESETFSRVINILVEKIRMYHNNLTL, from the coding sequence ATGACACTTAAACAAATAGAGTATTTTTTAAAAGTTTGCGAACTAAGACAGATTAGCGAGTGTTCTAAATTCTTCGGAATTTCTCAATCAGCTATGTCTATTGCCATAAAAAACCTTGAAATATCTTTAAATGGAAATCTGTTTGACAGAAGAGGTAAAAGTCTAATCCTAAACGAAAGAGGCAGGGCTTTTTTAAATTCTATCACTCCAGTGTATTATAAAATTTTAGAAATAGAAAAAAATATGAGGAACTCTAGTATGTTTGACATAAGCATAATGTCTAGTCAAAACGTCGGAAACTACCTACTTCCTTATATCTTAAGCGATTTTACAAATAAAGATTTTAACATTGATTTAGATGTTATAATATGCAACACTGAAAGAATTTTAGAATTTATCAAAAAAAATAAGTGCGATATAGGCTTGATTGAAAACAACCTAAGAGATAACGAAGTCAGCTCTATAAAAATTTGTAATGACGAACTTGTTGTTGTAACTGGCGATAAGAGATTTCAAGATAGAGAATTTAGCATAGCAGAAATAGCAAATTTAGGCTGGGTTGTAAGAGAAAAAGGCTCTGGAACTAGAGATATTTTGTTTGAAAATTTACCAAAAAATCTTAGCTTAAACGTTATTTTAGAACTAACTTCAACAGAGTCTATAAAAAGATGTATAAAAAATAAAACTCTTTTTACCTGTATGCCAAAGTTTGCTCTTAAAGGCGAACTTGATGATGGACTTTATGAGGTTAAAATACGAGGCGTTAAATTCTTAAGAGATCTTTCTATAGTCTATGCTAAAGATAAAGATGAGAGTGAAACATTCTCAAGAGTTATAAACATCTTAGTCGAAAAGATAAGGATGTATCACAACAACCTTACTTTATAA
- a CDS encoding type III pantothenate kinase encodes MLLCDIGNFSAKIYDNGKISHMSIEALNSYLPTQNIYYINVNSKFSPKSSKFIDIASCFEFDTAYKGLGIDRIAGCYTIENGVVVDAGSAITVDAMLENRHLGGFILPGISSYLKAYEEISPALKIPFNSQIDPNAIPQKTADAVTYGVVMPIILSIKDIAKNQKIFFTGGDGSFFAKFFDNAIFDKNLVFRGMLKAIKQKDLK; translated from the coding sequence ATGCTTTTGTGTGATATAGGCAACTTTTCTGCAAAAATTTATGATAATGGCAAAATTTCTCATATGAGCATAGAGGCTTTAAATAGCTATTTGCCAACCCAAAATATATACTATATAAATGTAAATTCTAAATTTAGCCCAAAAAGTTCTAAATTTATCGATATAGCTTCATGCTTTGAGTTTGATACGGCCTATAAAGGGCTAGGAATCGATAGAATAGCGGGTTGTTATACTATCGAAAATGGAGTTGTGGTTGATGCAGGAAGTGCTATAACTGTTGATGCGATGCTTGAAAACAGGCATCTTGGCGGCTTTATACTTCCTGGGATTAGCTCGTATTTAAAGGCTTATGAAGAGATTTCTCCAGCTTTAAAAATTCCATTTAACTCTCAGATAGACCCAAACGCTATCCCGCAAAAAACAGCCGATGCGGTAACTTATGGCGTGGTTATGCCTATAATTTTATCTATAAAAGATATTGCTAAAAATCAAAAGATATTTTTTACCGGTGGAGATGGTAGCTTTTTTGCTAAATTTTTTGATAATGCTATTTTTGATAAAAATTTAGTCTTTCGAGGTATGTTAAAAGCAATAAAACAAAAGGATTTAAAATGA